In a single window of the Bufo bufo chromosome 5, aBufBuf1.1, whole genome shotgun sequence genome:
- the LOC121002457 gene encoding uncharacterized protein LOC121002457 gives KKNYQYSEKDQNSSSIIKFLNTTVSKFSKKGSSQIANHLELYESTMDSLKLYSDADRIRFLPWAFDDKYRHYFTSFRERGIQDWPSVLHEVKLEFGPYRTITAAKRDIYKLTCRPNQSPREFLSILKNAYGLAYRSPNWESEEFKQLFYDAMPTQIKLSLARDLDIEAPLDRLVTAATTLYNISECHETGERRFKKSPEQNIAEAKVNPSLGFETQPRKYSQSTGPVHQTQRQQVGPKQTKPQNPNGSEGDNSGAGRSNYRPYYNNGPQGYRSYYNRDSQGYRRWNNRPRQQREDRQEPSSSPRSRSPTNNQGASQNQNMRKPNSTPDPKIGAKEEVSNVLFVLQSNRVDPCNHASIPECDPIIPASSHESAVNC, from the exons aagaaaaattaccagtattcagaaaaggatcaaaattcatccagcataattaagtttttaaaTACCACTGTGTCCAAGTTCtctaagaaaggttcttctcagatagcgAATCACTTAGAACTttatgaatccactatggattctttaaaattatactctgatgctgacagaatcagattccttccatgggcatttgatgataaatatcgtcattactttacctcttttagggagagaggaattcaagattggccaagtgttttgcatgaaGTTAAACTGGAATTCGGACCATACCGaaccattactgctgcaaaacgagacatatataagcttacatgtaggcccaatcaaagtccccgtgaattcctctctatccttaaaaatgcctatgggttagcatatagatccccaaactgggaatctgaagagtttaagcagctgttctatgatgctatgccaacccagatcaaacttagcctagccagagatctggatattgaagctcccttggataggttggtgacggctgccaccacgctgtataatatcagtgaatgccatgaaacaggtgagagaagatttaaaaaatccccagagcaaaatatagctgaagctaaggtaaaccctagcttgggatttgaaacacagccacgtAAGTATTCTCAGTCTACAGGTCCTGTCCACCAAACCCagcgacaacaggtaggacccaagcaaaccaagccccaaaatcccaacgggtcagagggggataattctggtgctgggaggtctaactaccgtccataTTACAATAATGGTCCCCAGGGATATAGGTCCTATTACAATAGGGATTCCCAGGGTTACAGACGCTGgaataacaggcccagacaacagagggaagataggcaaGAACCCTCAAGTTCACCTAGGAGTAGGTCACCCACCAATAATCAGGGCGCCTCACAAAACCAAAATATGCGcaaaccaaacag TACCCCTGACCCTAAGATTGGGGCCAAGGAGGAGGTGTCTAATGTTTTATTTGTCTTACAGTCTAATCGTGTCGATCCCTGCAACCATGCGTCTATTCCAGAGTGTGATCCCATCATTCCAGCCTCTAGTCATGAATCAGCTGTAAACT GTTGA